The window TTTAGGAAAAGCTATTTGAATGGAGTGTAGTGTTCCTTCTAATATTTGACCGATATCTAATGTTGAATTAAACATTTTCGTTACATTAAACAAATTTCGATACTGGTTCTCCTGCTGTGTTAAGAATACTGACTTTTTAATGGTTGTTACTAATTTGGTAATTGTTTGCATGAATTCATCTAGTTGCGGTGTCTGTGAAAACTCTTTCCATTTTTCTGTGGATTCCATTATGATTAATCCTAATGGCTGTAGTTCTACATCTCTTAATAATAATGCTACATCATTATTGGAAGAATGTTTTATTTGAAGTGTGTGCACATCGATAAAGTCTTTGTCATAGAAAAACGTTTCGATCTCTGACCATTTAATAGCATTGAGCTTTTTCGTAAATGAATGATTCCATGAAAGCTGTAAAAAGGTTTCCGCATCATATATAAAGTATTTTGCTTGTTGTATGTCAAAAAACTCAAATAAAATATTTTGCAAATCCTCAAACCATTTAATACTCGATTCGTGTGTAAATACGCTTTCATTCCAAATATCTAGAATACCACTTTTTAGATGGATAATCTTATCTTTGCTTTCCATTACTTCACCTCTCAGCTTTCCAAGAGCAACTATGATACTTTTATCATAGTTCCGAATAATTCAATATAACTATATTTTATCCTATTTATCCATTCTATGTCTATAATATATTTGCAATTATTTTTGGATTATAATATTGTTTGACTATTACTGTATATAGAGTTACAATGGACTTTGTGTAAAATAAATGCAGCAGTTGTATGGCCTAGATTGCTCATTTTGTTCCTCTATACTAATAGATGGTGTATCCCGTAACCCTCGGCTGCTAGGGCGATGATACATGAAAACAAAATGTCTGCTAGTCTGAATACATCTGGTCTTATTTTACAACAAAATAAAACCAACATAGAGGAGGAGACATACATGTCTCGTTATACAGGTCCATCATGGAAATTATCACGTCGTCTTGGTATTTCACTAAGCGGTACTGGTAAAGAATTAGAAAAACGCCCTTACGCACCAGGACAACACGGTCCTAACCAACGTAAAAAATTAACAGAATACGGTATGCAATTACAAGAAAAACAAAAACTTCGTCACACTTACGGTGTAAACGAACGTCAATTCCGTACTCTATTTGACAAAGCTGGTAAAATGCCAGGTAAACATGGTGAAAACTTCATGATTCTTCTTGAAACTCGCCTTGATAATGTTGTATACCGTTTAGGTCTTGCTCGCACACGTCGTGGAGCACGTCAATTAGTAAACCACGGTCACGTTATGGTTGATGGTAAACGCGTTGATATTCCTTCATTCCGTCTAAAAGCAGGTCAAGAAATTTCTCTTCGTGAAAAATCTCAAAACCTTGACGTTGTAAACGAATCTATGGAAGTTAATAACTTCGTACCAGAATACTTATCTTTTGACGCAGACAACAAAGTAGGTACTTTCGTTCGTAATCCAGAACGCGGAGAACTATCTGCTGAAATCAATGAAGCTTTAATCGTTGAGTTCTACTCTCGTTAATTTTATTGCTCTACAAAGAGTGATATTAAAAGCCTTCGAAACCCTTGTTTATCAAGGTTTTGGGGGCTTTTTCCTTTTTTAAACAATGCAGAATAAAGCATTAAAAAGCAGGTTATTGGGGCTAGTAAAAATTATTGGCGGCGTATGTACTGGAATAGATAAGTATAAATTTAAGCCTAGTTGATGGAATTGAGCAATAAACAGGAAGCTGGAATGCTCAACAAACCGTGTGTCTGTTATTGAGCTTATAACTTCACCATCATATTCCAAGATAATCACTTACTCGTATACTTTCCTCTTCCCTTTTTCAACATTATTCAGGAACTCTTTACCTCTCTCCTCATTTCCAATTGCGCCATGCATCTGGAATAGTGTTTTGAAACCAACAATTAGTTTACTCCAACTAACGTATTTGATGCAAAAATATCCATTTCTCTTTTATTAGTAGTAACCTCCAGGAAGATTTTGTATTTAATAGCTTTTTTGACGGGGCGATAACCACAGAATTATTCTTTTCTTATCGAACTATTTTGAAAACAAAAAATTTATGCTAAACTTAACTTAAGTGAATAACAATTGCAGAATAAAGGTGCTCTTTTAAGAGCTTAATAGGGAATTCGGTGCAAAGCCGAAGCTGTTTCCGCAACTGTAAGTGTAGATGACTACAGAAAATACCACTGTCAAACGAGGAAAAATGCCTCCAGTAGATGGGAAGGTTCTGAATAGGATACACGAGCCAGGAGACCTACCTCTATTCCATCGTATTAACTCTCTTCGGAAGCTAGGAGAATTTACGGCAAATAGATGGACAGGCAATTGTATTTTTGAGTCTTATTCTATTTTCCTTAGATGCTCTCCTTTAATTGGAGAAGCATCTTTTTTTCTTTTCGAGTTAATTGCAAGTATATTCACTTATAACAATTTGAGGAGGAAAGAAAAAGAAATGGACTTTTATAAGAAATGGTTGAATATAGCGATTGTCTTTATCCTATCATTTTCGCTATTTTCACCTGCTGCTCTAGCTGAGACACAGCTATCTGAAAATAGTGAGTTAGAAACTAGCTCTATTATTAATAATCAATCTAATGACGAGGAAGCTGATATATCCCAGCTAACGGAGAACGAA is drawn from Psychrobacillus sp. INOP01 and contains these coding sequences:
- the rpsD gene encoding 30S ribosomal protein S4 — its product is MSRYTGPSWKLSRRLGISLSGTGKELEKRPYAPGQHGPNQRKKLTEYGMQLQEKQKLRHTYGVNERQFRTLFDKAGKMPGKHGENFMILLETRLDNVVYRLGLARTRRGARQLVNHGHVMVDGKRVDIPSFRLKAGQEISLREKSQNLDVVNESMEVNNFVPEYLSFDADNKVGTFVRNPERGELSAEINEALIVEFYSR